Genomic DNA from Brachionichthys hirsutus isolate HB-005 unplaced genomic scaffold, CSIRO-AGI_Bhir_v1 contig_987, whole genome shotgun sequence:
tcgtcaccctgcctccttatccctctgtcttcagtcctcACGCCAGCGCCATAGTCTCGTTTCTAAACCTTTGCCtgattttttttaccttgcctTTTGACTAACAATTTGGATATCTTTGCCAGTGtggactgttttctgtgtacTGAAGCTTCTTTTGGGGGGATTAAACCCTTCTATTGCTCTACCGTCAGTCTGTGCCACTGCATTTTGAATCTATACCATCCTGTTCAGCGTTCTTGAAagaaacatcaaataaaaacacaaaattaactgaaaataaacattaatgtTAATTAACAGTTGGAACTAACTTCTTAAACCAAACGCATACACAAATATATCGACAAGGAAGACTGGAATGTCATTATATTGGTGTTATATAGTAGATGTACAGAGGGAGGTCATATAAATTGTTTTTAGACAAAGCATTGTGCTGTTACTGAGGCAATAACACTCAGGCTTTCCTATGCGTGTGTTGgggatttaaatttaaaattctTTGCTacttacatttttgttttttttcggcTCATATTTTAAGAAAATGGAGAACGTCTGAAGCTGCTTTGTTGgcaagttgttgttgttagttGTTGGCCAGCTTCTCACTGTAGGACATCTGGGTTCAATAAAGCAACCCAACTCAGCCCAATGACATAATGACCTACATAATTTCTTTATTAACGTAGGCTCTCTGGTGAATGTGCAAAACCTTTGGTCATTGCCATGCTGTATTTGAAAGGGGGACAATCAGCATTTTGGAAATACTAAAATAATGAAACCTCGTAGAAGGATATATGAATATGAGTGCATTTTCTGACTTTGATATGagtataaaaacaaatgcatgcacacTTTCAcgtgaacacacgcacacacaaatgcataacTTGACATTGATATAAAGCTGAAGAGTTGCATTGCAAGAAACGAAGACAGCTAAGATAAGACAATTATCTTAGTTACACAGGGAAGAAATCTGGCAATGCAACTAAACCACAATCTCATAACATTACCATAATGGATACTATAATATCTTTTTCACGTGCTAATTATAACATGCGATGAAGTTCTGTATTTGCATTACACAAGTACATCACCATTATATAAGTGATATAAAACTGTTATAATTCTTATAAATGActgattataaaatatatattttcctccGAAAATATACTGTTGTTATCAGCAGTTATGCAAATTAAGCTGCTATCCTCCTTTTACTATTTTTCTTGATCGTGTACTTTTTCTATACTTTTACTATGTACCGGTACGTGAAAAGGCTGATTCTTATGGAAATAtccacattttcatttgaatcaaATTTAGCTCACTTAGGTATATTTATCTTGTTATCCAATTTGAAAAAGTGTGGAAGGAACATCACATTAAGCACTTTGCTAGCTTATTCTTTACTATGAATGATCATTGTAGaaagcccccccaaaaataattaatactTTCACCAAGTCAATTATGATCAAGCAAGAAATGTTGCAAATGATTACTTTATACATTGCCGTTGCTGATCAAGGTGTTTTTACCTGTGCCACTTGTCCACCACTGCTCTAGAGGGCAGTCTCCAAACGATCTTGGGTTTAGGGTCACCTGTCGCCGAACAGTTTAGCCTCAGCTGATCCCCGAAGAACAACTCCGTTAAACGCTGAGATGCCTCCAATATTTGCGGCGCAGTCTCTTCGCTCTCCACCGTCAGAGTTACTACCCTTCTCTCTGAGCCAGTAGAGCTGGTGGCAATGCATTCATATTTCCCGCTGTCAGCTTGAGTCACATCCTTAATATGGAGGGTTCCATTCACATGCATTGATATCCTCGTGGTCTTTGCAGGTCTGTTGTATAGCACCAATGACCCGTCATCAAGGACCCAGTGAATAGTAGGCTGAGGGCTGCCTTGACCAGTGCAAGGTAGCCACAAGTCTTGTCTTATATCAGCTTTCAACTGCTGGCGCTTTTCTTCCACAATTCCTGGTGGAGCAGCAACCACCTGCAGTCGGACTGTAGAGGTATCAGCTCCGGCTGGATTACTGGCAATACATTTGTAATGACCTCTGTCATAAACAGACACCTGTTCAATGACCAGAGTCCCATCACCAGATATCGATACCCTACCCATGTATTTGTTTAGACCCCTGACCTGGGTTCGGTTGGCTAGGATCCAGGATATCATTGGTGGAGGACGACCCTCtgctttacattttaattcaacaGTGTTTCCAGCATGATACTTTAGCTCACGGATTTTTGGCTCAAGGATACGTGAGGGATAGGCCACTACAGAGAGGGTGACCAGAAGTTTATCTGATCCATGATGATTTTCTGCTAGACAGAGGTACTGTCCACGGTCCTTAATGTTGGCATTTTGGATAGAAAGTGTGCCATTGCTGAACACCTCAAACTTGCCCATCTTCCCCTTAATGGTAACGGTGTTTCCTGAAAGGAAGATAAATTATTCTCAGAAATATAGATCATTAAAACAATTCACGTGCAAACACAGATGGaaacacagatgcaaaatgactgcatttaaaatatataaagtaCTTCTTTAATCTTTTTGACTGTAAAAttgtgatttatatttataacaAGTGCATTGCGGTTTTTTTTGCTAATGGATACATTTTGATGTTACGAAAATACTATCATTAAATTCCCCATATAACAGTGTTCTTTCTCACCATTGaatacaaaaacattacaaTTTCCTTGCCAACTTCCAAATACTAGATATACAGCTgtgcatgaaaataaagactgacttttatttgtcatttttaaaatTCTTTAACCGAGCTGGACCTACTacagatgttttttatttcttaattaaCCAGTCAAACTGTTTTTGTACCTGTGCTTGACGAGAAACGCTTCCAGGTTATCATTGGCTGAGGGTTTCCAATAGCCTCACATGGCATGTAAGCGTCTGAGTTGGATAACACAGTGAAGCTAGCAGCGTTGCCTCCTACAATCTTAGGTTTGTTTGTTATGGACCTTGCAGTGGATATGAAACCGACGATAATGGCACTTGTAGCTTCAATGTCCTCAAAATCATCGTAAAAACTAGAAATGGCATTATTGTTTGCAATGATGTTGTCCTGCTCAGCTCTATGGTTGGTCATTGTGTCAAAGGTAAGGCCGTTATCGATCCTGCTTGGCACAGTAGGTCTGATCCACGTCGCTGGTGGCTTGTTAGTGTTGTGACTACTCTGTGTTGGCGGTTGGATGTTGCCATGCAGTCTGGAACGAGTTGTCGTGGAAGGCCTTCTTGTAGTTGTTAGCGtaaaggtggtggtgggggtcaggGGCGTTCTGGCTGACAAATTGCTCCAATCATATTCATCATAGAAATCAATATCTTCCTTTATCTGGTCAGTGGAAACAGCTATTGTGTTTCTAGATGGTTTGTACAATGGCTTGTAGAAGGAAGTGGACCATTGTGGCAGTGTGGTCATTTCCATTGTCTTTTCCACAGTATTTACATCTGTAGTGGAAGGCTCAGTTGTGGTACTGGAGTATATTTTCGTGACTTTGGGCCTATTATAGGGTCTCCGACCCCGAAAGGGCTTCCATCTACGGCCTTGCCTTCCTCTCCCACTGGGTCTCTCTCTGATGACAAACAAACTATCAGGTAGTCCACCAGATCCAGATGTTATGTCTTCATCAGGATTTTCCTTTGAAGGTGGGGTAGAAAGATATATTGGGGGTGTCTGAGAAGTAGCAGAAAACCTGGAACGAGATGGCCGACTTGTTGTAGTTAGATGATGAAAACGAGGTTCTACTGTTGGGAACTCAAAACCTGCAGATGCCATATCTCCATAGTCGTCATCTAGGGAGCCCTCGTTGTTCCCAGTGTGTCTGGATGGAGACAGTACCCCAAGTTCATGCAGTGACTTTACAGTGGTGCTAACAGGAAGGGAAGGGGTGGGGTTTAAGGTTGCTGTTGTAGTTTCAGTTGTAGTTTTTTTGGTGATGAAAGGTCTCTTCAGCCTGCTTAGTATCTTTTCCCTCTCTATATTTCCATACAGCCTGTTCCACGGAATTCTTCCACGCACCACTTTAGAGGCCGTTGTCGTAGTGGTAGCCATGGTGGACGTCAATTGTTTTTTCCCGTGTGTGGCCAAATACGGATCAATCATTGAGTCAAAGTCGGGGGCATCAACTGAAGATACATAGCCGCCGGAAACCTCTGGCTTCAACTCGGTGTCGTCATTTGTTTTTACTCCAGCTGTCTTTCGTGTAGAGGCAGGTCTTTCTGTTCTGTGTAAGGATCGACTGGGGGACGGTGTTGGTTTGAGCACCTGCAGATCAGTAGTTGTGGTCTTCTTTTTATCTTCATCACGGTTACAGTCTGGTGGAAATAAAATTTTGAAACATTTGGCATTTTTAATACAGATTGTTAATATATCAGAAAATGAAGTGCACTAAACAATGataaaaatattcacaatgaCTTCCCAAAAAGGTTTTCTTACCAGTGGTCAATTCAATTTGAAACGGCACTGTAGCAGCTCCTTCCTTCTTCACTGAGGGCTGTTTAAGTTTATTCATGAAGGACTGTATGTTTGTGATCCTGCTGGGTTTAATGATCCTCCTACGGCCCTGGAAGGCCCTCCTgcgccctcctcctctgctgttctTGTGCGGGATGATATGAATCTGTTGCCGGGATATGATGGTGGATCCAGCAGAAAGGTGTGGGGATTTGATTGTTTGGGTTGTACGGAGGGTTATTTCGTTTTGTTGTCTCTCTGTGGTGGCAACGGCTGTGAATGTCGTTTGGCTTTTCCGATCTATGTGCTCGACTATCTCCATTGGATCTGGCTTGTCCTTCACTGGGGTGATATTAGGGCTAGTGGTAACTGAGGGCGGTGCCCAATTATACATCTCTGGCTCTGCAGGATTTTCCCCAGAGAACTGGAGCTGAGTCTCTTGTGACGAGTCTGTCACAGTCAGTTGGAGAGTGACTGGGTAGCCATTTGGGTCAGAGATCTCGTCAATACTAGAAAGCCCGATGTTGTCTGGAATGATATGATATGGTGTGAATGCATCGACTTCACTTTCACTCCTTTGTCTTGGATTGTTTGTGAAAGTGGACTTGATTGGTGAATCTGACTGAATATATAACTGGGTTGCCAGTGTGTGGGTTTCCATTTCAAAGATTTGACGTGCCTCTGTAGCTGTATTAATGTGCAGCTCATCTCCAGTGTATGCTGTACCCTTCTGTGGATCCTCGGTTGGTTTGGGTATACTTGGAACAATGATGTGATGGTCTTCATTATGGCCGTCGCCAAAACCAATTTTCCCATCAACAGAAGCACCAGTGTCAGACTTCACTCTTGATGCATCTTGAGCTTTTTTCATTAATTCAGCAAATTTCTCTGGGTCCACTCTCCTGGAAGCTTTGTCGTGCACTCTATTACTCCACAGTCGCCTGTTGCTGACTGAGCCACTCCTATTCTTCCCTAAACCTCTGTCTTGTGACCCGAAACGGGCATAGGGTCGATCTGAGGTGACAGTCCTGGATTCCTGGCTGTTTATTTCTGAGGGACTGGAAGATGGGCTCTCGCTGAGGGTAACTATGATTTCAGAAGAAGTAGGGCCACTTGTTTCCGCCATTTCTATCCCCGACCCTTCACTGTCCAGAACTGTTGTCTCAGATTTTTCTTCAGTCACGGTCACCTGCGACACTAGCAGGTCAGCTCCTAGGTGGTTAGCAACCAAACATCTATAAAATCCTCTGTCCCTTTCTGTCAGACCCTGAATTAACAAAGATCCATTTTCATAAACGTTCCTATTCCTGTTAGACTTGTCCAGTACCGTGTGATCAGGGAGTATCCACTGGATCGAGGCTTTAGGATTCCCTGAGGAGCTACAGTCAAAAAGCAAACTTTCACCGAGTGGCCGAACCAGTTGTGCACCATTGACCTGAAATTCTTCTACATCTGGAGACAGAACTGTCACTCGAAAGACGAGTATGTCTGCATCCAGGTAGTTTGTGGCAATACACCGGTATATGCCTGTGTCTGAGGGATCCGCACTGCGCAAAGTGAGCCTCCCTTCAGCAGTGATGACGATCCTCCTGTCTTCACTGGAGTATGGAGCTCTGACCTTATTTCCATCTGACAAAATCCACTCCAGCAAAGGCGTTGGCTCACCCTGGATATGACAATTTAGTTCTGCCATGCCGCCTATGTTAAAAGTAAAACACATAATTTGTTTTAGTAATTTAGTAGGTTATTACAAACACATATAAGTTAAAAGTTTAGGCATTTAGATGGAAAAGAAGGTCATGTCAAACAGGTAATTTCTTATGTATAATTTCCTACCTCTAAGGACAGTGTGCTCAGTCTTAGTTTGATTATCTCGCCTGATCATGGTCCAGGAGTAGCGGTTCTTCTTCGGTGACGTGTTTTCCACGCGTAGGTTGACAACAGACTGGTACTTAATGTGTAGAGTAGAGAGAGTGGTTGTAGTGCGGTCAAGCTGGAAGCTTACTTTTCCTTGCATAAGCCACGCAGGGGAAGCTTTAATCTCGGCCTCAACACCTGTGTaaatgtcttcctcttcttcatctgttTCCATCTCACTATACCTATACATCATTTCTGGGCTTCTGCTCAGCATTTCACCTCTCTCCAGTCTCATGGGAGAGTCACTGTATATTGCCAAGATCTGCCACAGCTGCTGTATGTGTTCGTAGTCAATATTACACACCAAATATGAAGTAATACTCGCAGTAATTAGGGTGAcatttctttccctctcttcctcaAAGGTTTGTGTCAGGTTCTCAAAAGCAGATGGCCTCTGGACACTGCAGGATAGACTGGCATCGCTATGAAACTGATTAGTCAGGTTCAATTGCATGGAGCCTAGAGGGGCAATAAAGTCCTTAGGTGTAACTGGTGTAAATTCACCCTCATCCACGCTGATGTTTTTCTGCTTTAGATTGGATTGTATCCACGGTTTGGTACAAGTGAAGGCATCAGTGGGGAGAAGGGATAGAGATCTTTTGTGGTAAGGGGTGGGACTTTGACAAACAGGACACAGCTGGATTCTTGGATGCCTCCTGTCACGCTTGCATTTCAGCACacctgcaaacatttaaatcaggCAATGTAGTATTTAGCTGTTTGTTTCGTGACAACAAATTCAAGATTTTAAATAGTGTAAGCCAAGCCAAAATGGATCAGCAATGCTTACGAGCATGTTACGTTTGCAATTTTACATGCCACATTGCATGCCACAAAGCTAGTGCATTCTCACCTGCGTTCATCTGTGTCCAGCCTGAGAACCATGTCATACGGCAGTCACATGACCACGGGTTGCCATGGAGGAATAGATTTTCTAACTGGCTGCAACCAGAGAAAATATCTGCAGGCAGAGTTGTCAGTATATTGTCTGATAGGTGGATGCTTGTTACTGAGGAGACCTTGAACACCTGGCTGTGTCTCAATGTGATGAATGTGTCtgggtggagctgctggaggtggtTGCCCTCCAGCTGGACCAACTGCAGGTTGCTAAGGCCATAGAAAGCCTCTGGGCTGATGAAATCTATGTGGTTGTGGTCTATGTGAAGTCTCAGCAGACTCTTCAGGCCTGTGAAAGTCTCTTTGTTGATTTTCCTTATTTTATTGAAGGATAACTTTAGGACCTGTGAAAACATGATGAGGATATTATTCTTCCAAaaaaatgatgtatttattttgttaggTTAACACACAACTACAGAGATAACGTTAAATACTTTCAAAGCTGCAGTATAATTTCGAAATAATGTTACCAATCTCAAAAAATGCCAGCGATCAGTCATTGGCGAGCTTGTGGAttataaatagaaaatagaaaaaccTAGCAGTGCTGACCTCTTTGCATTAAGACAGTAAAAGAGAGGAGTTGAAGCAAGTCTATTTTGTGTCTTTGCTACATGTGTCgtatcttttcttctttgtgtgtattGGGTTGTGTAAAACTGCTGTTTAGATGTTTTCCATTTGTTAGAATTCTAATTAGTTTAACATCAGTGTAAGCAGAAAGCAGCGACACAAAACCttttgcccatagcaagctgggctgggctccagcaactcccgtgacccgggaaaagcagaagaaaatgaatggattgatGCAAGGTCTGTAATCTGATCACAAGAGACTGATAAATATATGGTTTTACCTGTAAAGACTTGAGGTCTTGGAAGACTCTGTCTTCAATCCTTTGGATAATGTTGCTATGCAGCATCAACAACTCTAAGTTCTCAAGTCCTGCAAGATCATTTTCTCTCAAGACAGATATGCTGTTGTACCTAAAATCAAAGAGATGATAAGCAGTTGTCAGAGCAACAATGTGCCACATGCTATTCTTCCTGACATTTATTCTGAGGATTGCATTAAACACTAATACATAATTATAAAGTAATCTGACAACTCTGTGTCTGAATATGTTAAACTTGTATGAATTTAAGAATTAAATTAGAAgatttaagaataaaaaaaatgtacacaGATTTAGTGTCATCGACAAACACCTGTCGGTAAATAATATGATTTTTTAGGGTATTTCTGCTTTCCTTAATACTTATTACTCATTAAAATGTTCTTGGTTCGCTAAATGAGTTAAGGGGGCTCTTAGCTGTAACTAACATTAGCTACAAATGCGTAAAGAAAATACTGACCTGTTAGGTTGTTTGCCAAGCTGAAAGAAACCttaaaataacccccccccccccattaaccaATTAAGTATAGTTAATTAAATACTagttattcttttctttttttttttacctttatttaaccaggtaagtcaattgagaattaattctctttttcagtaacgacctggacctaagttgcatgtttttggtggtggttAACTGATACCACTGGCTGCCTGAGTCTATCTTGAAAGGCTGTTTCCAGCTACGCTCATTTCTGCTACCAGCTGGAAGGAAAGCGAGGCTCACCCGAGGTTGATCTTTACTACAGTTGGCTGGACGTGGTCGGGCAGTGCGCTCAGGTATCTGAAGGTGCAATGCACCTCCGTGGGGTCGACGCAGACGCATGCTTTGGGGCAGTCGCCGCTCGTCGGCTGCGCTGCAGCCAAGAACAACGCAGCCATCAGCGTCCACCTCCGCAGGGATGAAGCGCTGCACACACGCGCACTCATTTTGCTTGATGGAGGGGGCTTCAGCTGGACGAACACAGGGGGCTAGACTTGAACACAGGGGGCTAGACTCGACCATGAATGAAATCCAGCTGAACATATTTAATCCTGTTATAGGAACAATAGAATCGACAAACTATAAACACTTGGCGTTTGGATCACTTCAGTCAACCTCTCACACATCACACTCTATTAGAATTAGTTTCCTGTCTATCAGTGTCACAGAATGCAGAGTTATTGGTTAGATTGAAGATGAGATAAGTGAAGCGAAGCATAGAAGGATGTTGCATGAAAAATATTCTCACGAGTAACAGATAATTATTTTACCGCACACAGCTGTGGAAAACTGAAGCGATGCACGCGTCGGGATGTAAGAATCCAGGTTGGAAAAAGTAAATGCTAAAGATCCAGGGTGTAGATATTGAGTCGTTCTCCAGTTTGATTCCTCACACAGGAccaatctgtctgtctgaagcGCAGAGGGACGGCAGTCATTTCTGCGAGCGTGCCTGCAGTTGAGCGCACAagacggtgcccccccccccccttgtaatCTGCTGTACTGTAATTCTCGAGTTACTGCAAGTCTGAAATACGAAGGGAAGTGGTCTGATCGAAAAAGAAACCACCCCGACTATTAAACGCAAAGACAAATGATTTTCTGACGAGAAGACCAAGAGGAATTATTAATCACTAATGGGTCTTCAATAGTATTTATAGCTCTGGAATAATTGGACGATTAGATTTTTGCTTGGGCAGCTCTATAATAgtacaaataaattacatatTTAGAACGTTTCGACATAGTGTCCCAATGCTGTCTTCATAAACTATATGTGatgaaaaaaaactttcaaagCGGTATGGAAGAAGTATAGGAATCAGAGTTGACCAGTAATTTAAATAGAATGCAGATTTATGGGGATCCCTTTCTTGCTTAAGGTGCAGGCATATTTGGCATGTTTCTCTCGTTGTGTCATCAATGTTTACTTCAACATCTGcacagtaaacaaacacataTGGACAGcagcttttcttctcttctcttctcttttcctctGTGTCACGTTTTGACATTTGTACAGTTTTTAACAACTGGTTTGCCACATTTCACAACCATGAGCATAAAATCAAATTCAAGCAAAATCAAAACAGTTTCATCTGTGCTGAACCAAACAATCTTGTTAGATCAAGCTCCAAGCCAATCAAGACAAAAACACTGCTGAGCATTTATTTCACACTACAGCAAATCATTGTTGTACTATCACAGTGTAATGTGTGTTTtcgtgagtgtgcatgtgtttgataGTTTTGCATAAAGGCAAATTGTTTCTAACAGTATTTTTTTACGTATTTGCCAAAATAATGATTGATCCAATAAATGGGTTCAGGTCAGGGTTGGTCCAGATAATTGGGTTTCGTAATTTAGCAGtacataaattaaaatgtgttgatttAGCTTGGTTTAGCATCAGTGATGAGGACTGGTGACTGTTAGAAGGCCACAGGTGTGAGTCACTTAAATTATGTAACAGTTGATGCTACCGCTTCGCTCTTCCTCTGGCTCATAGGAAATCTTGATAAAAACAGATTCCTATAAATAtgtattatatatgtatatcattGTTTCACTTCATTCTGATTGTATTTGTAAACCCACATTAAATAGGATTTCATCTGCCAACAGAACATATTTCTTATTCTTGGAAGGCATGTTGTGGATTCAATAACCATTaaaaattctctctctctctgttattGTATGCCCATAGTGTTTTTTTCATGTGACTCTTTGTTGTCAATGCaaaatgatttgtttatttgtaattcTGCTGATCAAAACGTTTATTCTGGTCCATCCTTTGTCTTGCCAAGGAAATGGTTTCCCTTTGGCTTCAATTTACTCCAGATGCAGGAGTACTACAAGGGTAATAGTTTCGAAGCTAcaatacacaaaaaaatactggtattttcttttttttttatgatcttGGCTCGACATCATATTGTTTGACTTAAGGAACTGACTGAGTTGCTGTGCATGCAAACATGATTCATTTTGTTTGCATAGACAGTTTATCTTCTCACTGGCTGgttgaaatggaaaataaactgATATTTCAcccttcttctctctcctctctctgaagGGAGTCGAGAGAAATGGGTCAGCCGTTAAAAGTCACAGGGAGCTGGTAGGCTCTCAGGAATCTGTAGATACATACAGCATTGGCCTCAACTCCTGACACTCACTTCTTGGTTTGGAGTAAAAACCCACCACTGTAGGAGGCGACTGACAAGGATAGCGTGGTTGGAAAAAATACCACATGACACAAGGCCCTCTGTCAGAGTCCAGAACATGTTTTTCCTCATGTGGGaagtgtctttaaaaaaaaaaaaaattagcacattttctgttgttctgtttCTTTCAATTCTGTAgaggttttattatttattaaaaaaaactaacaagCAGACGTGTAGGAAAATAGTACGAATATAGCAGAGATACTTGTTGCAGTCCTGATAAGTAGGTTGTTGGTTAGTTCAGGGCAATTGTGAGCCTCTGAGGAAGAGGTGGCAAGTCGTGGTAAATACTTTCATTGTCAGATCCTGACTGGTTTGTTCCATTTTCTGCCCATAGTCTGAAGATTACAACCAGATGAGAAACTCAAAACTATTGTAACTGCCTGTGTGCACTCAGAGAAGTCCTGGGAGCTGCCATGGAAGCAGAAGATGTGGAT
This window encodes:
- the LOC137913670 gene encoding immunoglobulin superfamily member 10-like, whose protein sequence is MSARVCSASSLRRWTLMAALFLAAAQPTSGDCPKACVCVDPTEVHCTFRYLSALPDHVQPTVVKINLGYNSISVLRENDLAGLENLELLMLHSNIIQRIEDRVFQDLKSLQVLKLSFNKIRKINKETFTGLKSLLRLHIDHNHIDFISPEAFYGLSNLQLVQLEGNHLQQLHPDTFITLRHSQVFKVSSVTSIHLSDNILTTLPADIFSGCSQLENLFLHGNPWSCDCRMTWFSGWTQMNAGVLKCKRDRRHPRIQLCPVCQSPTPYHKRSLSLLPTDAFTCTKPWIQSNLKQKNISVDEGEFTPVTPKDFIAPLGSMQLNLTNQFHSDASLSCSVQRPSAFENLTQTFEEERERNVTLITASITSYLVCNIDYEHIQQLWQILAIYSDSPMRLERGEMLSRSPEMMYRYSEMETDEEEEDIYTGVEAEIKASPAWLMQGKVSFQLDRTTTTLSTLHIKYQSVVNLRVENTSPKKNRYSWTMIRRDNQTKTEHTVLRGGMAELNCHIQGEPTPLLEWILSDGNKVRAPYSSEDRRIVITAEGRLTLRSADPSDTGIYRCIATNYLDADILVFRVTVLSPDVEEFQVNGAQLVRPLGESLLFDCSSSGNPKASIQWILPDHTVLDKSNRNRNVYENGSLLIQGLTERDRGFYRCLVANHLGADLLVSQVTVTEEKSETTVLDSEGSGIEMAETSGPTSSEIIVTLSESPSSSPSEINSQESRTVTSDRPYARFGSQDRGLGKNRSGSVSNRRLWSNRVHDKASRRVDPEKFAELMKKAQDASRVKSDTGASVDGKIGFGDGHNEDHHIIVPSIPKPTEDPQKDSPIKSTFTNNPRQRSESEVDAFTPYHIIPDNIGLSSIDEISDPNGYPVTLQLTVTDSSQETQLQFSGENPAEPEMYNWAPPSVTTSPNITPVKDKPDPMEIVEHIDRKSQTTFTAVATTERQQNEITLRTTQTIKSPHLSAGSTIISRQQIHIIPHKNSRGGGRRRAFQGRRRIIKPSRITNIQSFMNKLKQPSVKKEGAATVPFQIELTTDCNRDEDKKKTTTTDLQVLKPTPSPSRSLHRTERPASTRKTAGVKTNDDTELKPEVSGGYVSSVDAPDFDSMIDPYLATHGKKQLTSTMATTTTTASKVVRGRIPWNRLYGNIEREKILSRLKRPFITKKTTTETTTATLNPTPSLPVSTTVKSLHELGVLSPSRHTGNNEGSLDDDYGDMASAGFEFPTVEPRFHHLTTTSRPSRSRFSATSQTPPIYLSTPPSKENPDEDITSGSGGLPDSLFVIRERPSGRGRQGRRWKPFRGRRPYNRPKVTKIYSSTTTEPSTTDVNTVEKTMEMTTLPQWSTSFYKPLTPLTPTTTFTLTTTRRPSTTTRSRLHGNIQPPTQSSHNTNKPPATWIRPTVPSRIDNGLTFDTMTNHRAEQDNIIANNNAISSFYDDFEDIEATSAIIVGFISTARSITNKPKIVGGNAASFTVLSNSDAYMPCEAIGNPQPMITWKRFSSSTGNTVTIKGKMGKFEVFSNGTLSIQNANIKDRGQYLCLAENHHGSDKLLVTLSVVAYPSRILEPKIRELKYHAGNTVELKCKAEGRPPPMISWILANRTQVRGLNKYMGRVSISGDGTLVIEQVSVYDRGHYKCIASNPAGADTSTVRLQVVAAPPGIVEEKRQQLKADIRQDLWLPCTGQGSPQPTIHWVLDDGSLVLYNRPAKTTRISMHVNGTLHIKDVTQADSGKYECIATSSTGSERRVVTLTVESEETAPQILEASQRLTELFFGDQLRLNCSATGDPKPKIVWRLPSRAVVDKWHRMGSRTQILDNGTLIVSAVSDKDAGDYLCVAQSRAGDDFQLMRVTVSMKPAKIEPKVHEKKQVPFGNDVNVDCKASGAPKPDISWGLPDGTVVSSAIQSDTSRGGGRARRYTLFDNGTLYLNQVGMSEEGDYTCYAENQVGKDEMIVHISVLAAAPKIRPAKQNYAMVKPGGNILFDCDALGEPKPKILWLLPTNDVIAASNERYLIHVNGSLDIRGAKAADAGDYVCMARNPAGEKRQVYKLDIDGNPPVINGYRQNRTVIKDVAAKFSRKLIDCKAEGNPTPTITWLMPHNIFLPAPYFGGRINVHHNGTLEIRNVRPSDSAEFICMARNDGGEAVMAVQLEITSVPRRPIFKNPFNERIVSAIGRTAVLNCTADGNPKPEIIWTLPNGTRFSDEDDYGSHHYRGADGSLGIYSSRKEDSGKYRCGARNFMGYIEKLIILEVGHKPFILTRPKGIIRSVSGNPLFLHCLSDGSPSPRIYWTLPGGHTLTRPQVFGRYKLLENGTLIIQATTHHDRGNYICKARNDAGEAVLTVPVAIISYAPRITTGPPPNMKVVAGTPIQLSCAAIGIPKPKITWELPDHSVLSAAQRGRPVGSELLHPEGTLIIQRPTFSDSGTYKCVAKNRLGTDSKVTYLRVL